One genomic window of bacterium includes the following:
- a CDS encoding M28 family metallopeptidase has protein sequence MKRRDFLTVSAQSAFIAQLASGCSLTRSMRGSRHLVDTPEKRAGYLEEMLEKLCTDIGPHPIGSPQYDQAARIVWKEMKRSLPVVGMDTFTFERWVLSGDPELFVGGAKLDAYICHGTSGTPPEGITGFVKRIDEDGIPYGVVDRSTGEIRAYIIDARYDKAVPLPYYSFGKPVKCLPAFNIGKTDIPVIEKAIEAKIPVRMKAIVEFIPVTPTANVAGMLPGNRREEILFIAHLDTVYNSQGANDNTASLIIMLMLAHAFTGTRPEKTLRFLATTGEEYNKLGAVNYAEKRRKDGSLRDIRYIVNFDSLTWGTTLKIYTEDDELRSLIGAIDRELDLPGTPELNDSDGFQLDARPFRETGARAMYVNSIGYPNTLVWHRPEDVPDTVPVECMETGFRMFSEYINRVMKM, from the coding sequence ATGAAAAGACGGGATTTTCTTACAGTATCGGCACAGTCAGCGTTTATAGCTCAACTTGCATCGGGATGTTCGCTGACGAGATCGATGCGAGGCAGCCGGCACCTCGTGGATACACCTGAAAAACGCGCCGGATATCTCGAAGAAATGCTCGAAAAACTCTGCACCGATATCGGTCCACATCCTATCGGCAGTCCTCAGTATGATCAGGCCGCCAGAATTGTATGGAAGGAGATGAAGCGGTCGCTCCCGGTTGTCGGGATGGATACCTTTACCTTCGAGCGATGGGTGCTCAGCGGCGATCCTGAATTATTTGTCGGCGGCGCAAAACTCGATGCCTATATCTGCCACGGAACATCGGGGACGCCTCCGGAGGGCATTACGGGATTCGTGAAACGGATCGACGAGGACGGAATTCCCTATGGAGTCGTTGACAGATCCACCGGGGAAATTCGGGCATATATTATCGATGCGCGGTATGATAAGGCGGTTCCGCTGCCGTATTACAGTTTCGGGAAACCGGTGAAATGCCTGCCCGCGTTCAACATTGGCAAAACGGACATCCCTGTTATCGAAAAAGCCATTGAAGCGAAAATCCCGGTACGAATGAAGGCGATTGTCGAATTTATCCCGGTTACACCAACCGCGAATGTCGCCGGCATGCTTCCCGGTAACAGAAGAGAAGAGATTCTGTTTATCGCGCATCTCGATACAGTCTACAACAGCCAGGGTGCGAACGACAACACCGCATCGCTCATCATCATGCTCATGCTTGCCCATGCGTTTACGGGGACACGGCCTGAAAAAACGCTGAGGTTTCTTGCAACCACCGGCGAGGAATACAACAAGCTCGGAGCTGTTAATTATGCTGAGAAACGCAGGAAGGATGGGAGCCTCCGTGATATACGGTACATCGTCAATTTCGATTCCCTGACATGGGGTACCACCCTGAAGATTTACACGGAGGACGATGAACTCCGCTCGTTGATCGGTGCAATCGACCGCGAGCTCGACCTGCCGGGAACCCCCGAACTGAACGACAGCGACGGTTTCCAGCTCGATGCGCGGCCATTCCGTGAGACCGGGGCACGGGCGATGTATGTGAACAGCATCGGCTACCCCAATACCCTTGTCTGGCACCGTCCCGAGGATGTCCCCGACACTGTGCCGGTCGAGTGCATGGAAACGGGTTTTCGTATGTTCAGCGAATATATCAACCGTGTCATGAAAATGTAA
- a CDS encoding YhcH/YjgK/YiaL family protein translates to MILDRIDNAARYYALHPGFRPAFEHLKTLNLPALEDGRHEVDGDRVFMILMHRRGKGTDNTKLESHMRYIDVQCTISGTDLVGWKNLAECAAGGQGYNGEKDVEFYPGKSDVWIKTPPGTFAVFFPEDVHAPLGSEDDLFKVVIKIAVDW, encoded by the coding sequence ATGATTCTCGACCGAATCGATAACGCCGCCCGGTATTATGCGCTGCATCCGGGTTTCAGACCGGCATTCGAACACCTCAAAACACTGAACCTCCCCGCGCTAGAGGATGGCCGTCACGAGGTGGACGGCGACCGTGTGTTCATGATCCTCATGCACCGTCGCGGAAAAGGGACGGATAACACGAAGCTCGAATCCCATATGCGCTATATCGACGTTCAATGTACCATTTCGGGCACCGATCTGGTCGGCTGGAAAAATCTTGCCGAGTGCGCCGCCGGGGGACAGGGCTACAACGGGGAGAAGGATGTAGAATTTTACCCCGGAAAATCCGATGTCTGGATCAAGACTCCTCCGGGGACCTTTGCGGTGTTCTTCCCCGAGGATGTCCATGCGCCTCTCGGCTCGGAAGACGACCTTTTCAAGGTTGTCATCAAAATCGCCGTCGACTGGTGA
- a CDS encoding ABC transporter permease — protein MLSTVVIRELRHNFLSLRFSLALLITVLVFGFGTVAFMKKYSARMDQYTKYQNELERAAQQTAGSNFTQLAVKKQDFIMKPRKDSFISSSWENHIPNSIQFSAYNVFGFESRAGSSNPYLNLTQELEWSFIVSIILSFTMLMLSFDSISGEKEAHTLALSLTNSVSRGTLLMGKFLATVMTSMVMLVAGICLSLIMLLVSGTFDVSLSIMGEVLGFIFFSGVFLASIAACGLFSSVIVKNSDLSLLIALVLWVLFVVIVPNSAIFWSQNIFPIDTSDAVNEKVQSARDALEKSGREGRWQMIFEQPFYPFHEVRADHQTNLMNSEMQLRNAYYHDMFRQLERARLLTLISPVSQYQYLCEAVVGGGFLRFQSVWNGLHVYQAQFLAFFKEKDAQDTGSPHWYNPYEDVSTTRKPVNFGEIPVFNEKPVSFGERFTFARTYFVVIVLYTAVVFFLTFALFVKYDVR, from the coding sequence ATGCTGTCCACGGTCGTTATCCGCGAGCTCAGGCATAATTTTCTGAGCCTGAGATTTTCCCTGGCGTTACTGATTACGGTGCTTGTGTTCGGTTTCGGCACGGTCGCATTCATGAAAAAATATTCGGCACGTATGGATCAATATACGAAGTATCAGAATGAGCTGGAACGCGCCGCTCAACAAACAGCCGGTTCAAATTTCACTCAACTGGCGGTCAAAAAACAGGATTTCATCATGAAGCCCCGCAAGGACAGCTTCATAAGCAGCTCGTGGGAAAACCACATCCCCAACAGTATTCAATTCAGCGCCTACAATGTCTTTGGGTTCGAGTCGCGCGCGGGAAGCAGCAATCCCTATCTCAATCTCACCCAGGAGCTTGAATGGTCGTTCATCGTGTCGATCATTCTCAGCTTCACCATGCTGATGCTGAGCTTCGATTCGATATCCGGTGAGAAAGAGGCCCACACGCTTGCGCTGTCGCTGACGAATTCCGTGTCGAGGGGGACGCTCCTCATGGGCAAGTTCCTCGCCACCGTCATGACTTCGATGGTCATGCTGGTTGCCGGTATCTGCCTGAGCCTGATCATGCTCCTGGTTTCCGGAACGTTCGACGTCTCTCTGTCAATCATGGGAGAAGTTCTCGGCTTTATCTTCTTCAGCGGGGTATTCCTGGCCAGTATCGCCGCCTGCGGACTTTTTTCCTCGGTCATCGTGAAAAATTCCGATCTGAGCCTGCTCATCGCGCTCGTCCTGTGGGTGTTGTTTGTCGTGATCGTCCCGAATTCGGCGATTTTCTGGTCGCAGAACATCTTCCCTATCGATACATCGGATGCCGTCAACGAAAAAGTTCAGAGCGCCAGGGATGCCCTTGAAAAGAGTGGACGCGAGGGAAGATGGCAAATGATATTCGAACAACCATTTTATCCATTCCATGAAGTTCGTGCAGACCATCAGACAAACCTGATGAACAGCGAAATGCAGCTGCGGAACGCATATTACCATGACATGTTCCGCCAGCTCGAACGAGCCCGCCTTCTGACCCTTATATCACCGGTCTCCCAGTACCAGTACCTGTGCGAGGCTGTGGTCGGCGGCGGATTCCTCCGGTTTCAAAGCGTATGGAACGGCCTCCACGTGTACCAGGCTCAGTTTCTCGCATTTTTCAAGGAAAAGGACGCCCAGGACACGGGAAGTCCCCACTGGTACAATCCCTACGAGGATGTCTCCACAACGCGGAAACCGGTGAATTTCGGAGAAATACCCGTCTTCAATGAAAAGCCCGTATCTTTTGGCGAACGGTTTACTTTCGCGCGGACATATTTTGTGGTGATTGTCCTCTATACCGCCGTGGTGTTTTTTCTTACGTTTGCGCTGTTCGTGAAGTATGATGTCCGGTGA
- a CDS encoding DedA family protein, producing the protein MTLEAIVTAYGYPALFAGVFLEGETVLIIGGFMAHRGYLNLPLVIGASFLGAFLYTQLFFFLGRRGKSSFIERKPSRQLRAQKIQKLLEQYQTSTVIGFRFLYGLRTITPFIIGMSGYNPRRFMVLNALGTIPWAVIYGVVGFLFGQFLETVLADVKKYEMWIFLALAIAGFVVWLIYRIRLKHRIRTYDSTLFQRL; encoded by the coding sequence ATGACGCTTGAAGCGATTGTGACCGCTTACGGGTATCCCGCTCTTTTTGCCGGTGTGTTTCTCGAAGGTGAAACTGTTCTCATTATCGGCGGTTTCATGGCGCATCGCGGATACCTGAACCTGCCGCTCGTTATCGGCGCATCGTTTCTGGGAGCGTTTTTGTATACCCAGTTATTTTTCTTTCTGGGGCGAAGAGGAAAAAGCTCGTTTATCGAGCGGAAACCAAGCCGTCAGCTCCGGGCGCAGAAGATACAAAAGCTCCTTGAACAGTATCAGACTTCAACGGTTATCGGATTCCGATTTCTCTACGGGCTCAGGACAATAACGCCTTTCATAATTGGCATGAGCGGATACAATCCCCGGCGGTTCATGGTGTTGAACGCTCTCGGAACGATTCCATGGGCTGTCATTTACGGTGTCGTGGGGTTCCTGTTCGGTCAATTTCTGGAGACGGTGCTCGCTGATGTGAAGAAATACGAGATGTGGATTTTTCTGGCGCTTGCCATTGCGGGATTTGTGGTTTGGCTGATCTATAGAATACGGCTGAAGCATCGTATCCGTACATATGATTCCACACTGTTTCAAAGACTGTAA